A stretch of the Uranotaenia lowii strain MFRU-FL chromosome 3, ASM2978415v1, whole genome shotgun sequence genome encodes the following:
- the LOC129753155 gene encoding uncharacterized protein K02A2.6-like gives MDKDVNRRIQECAGCAAVSSQHPPEPMIRKEMPDRAWQELAVDFFTAKECATFLVVVDYYSRYLTVIEMKTTNAAQTIDALEGMFRIHTYPETIRADNGPPFASQDFANYCVSKNIRLIRTIPYWPQMNGLVERQNQGILRTLRIAKSMKQDWRKAVQEYVYFYNTRPHSVTGKTPLELLTGRPAKDLLPSLRTEAYWSRDDEVRDNDSIQKMKGKMYADKRRHAKKSGIKVGDRVMIRNYDSGKLQPGFQPEKFKVIKRKGVDVRVVNEDGVVYRRPVSHLRLWPIPRQVITSSNKDQETQEKSSKSFESEKVESDLTKETMADDPSTASKERPRRNPKKPIRFAE, from the exons ATGGACAAAGATGTTAACAGGCGAATTCAAGAGTGTGCTGGATGTGCGGCCGTTAGTTCCCAGCATCCTCCAGAGCCGATGATACGCAAAGAAATGCCAGACCGAGCGTGGCAGGAATTGGCGGTAGATTTTTTTACTGCTAAAGAATGTGCAACGTTTTTAGTCGTAGTTGATTACTACAGTAGATATCTTACTGTCATAGAAATGAAAACTACAAATGCGGCTCAAACTATAGATGCGTTGGAAGGAATGTTTAGAATTCACACGTATCCGGAAACTATTAGAGCTGACAACGGACCTCCTTTTGCAAGTCAGGATTTCGCGAACTACTGTGTCAGTAAAAATATCAGGCTTATACGAACAATCCCTTACTGGCCCCAAATGAACGGTCTTGTTGAACGCCAAAATCAAGGCATTCTCCGTACATTGCGCATAGCAAAATCGATGAAACAAGATTGGCGAAAAGCAGTTCAAGAATATGTCTATTTCTACAATACGAGGCCTCATTCCGTAACTGGTAAGACTCCTTTAGAATTGTTAACGGGTAGGCCTGCAAAGGACCTTCTGCCCTCATTAAGAACCGAGGCATATTGGAGCCGTGATGATGAAGTACGAGACAACGATTCGATCCAAAAAATGAAAGGAAAAATGTATGCCGATAAACGTCGACATGCAAAAAAATCCGGTATCAAGGTTGGAGACAGGGTGATGATAAGAAATTACGATTCCGGTAAATTACAACCAGGCTTCCaaccggaaaaattcaaagtaatTAAAAGGAAAGGAGTGGACGTACGCGTAGTAAATGAAGATGGCGTTGTGTACCGACGTCCGGTAAGTCACCTTAGGCTTTGGCCAATTCCGCGACAGGTGATCACTTCTTCCAATAAGGATCAGGAAACACAAGAAAAATCTTCGAAATCGTTCG AATCCGAGAAAGTTGAATCCGATTTGACGAAGGAAACGATGGCAGATGATCCAAGCACAGCTTCGAAGGAGAGGCCAAGGCGAAATCCTAAGAAACCAATTCGATTTGCGGAATGA